A genomic stretch from Lysobacter soyae includes:
- a CDS encoding MlaD family protein, which produces METKANYVLIGAFTLGISIFLLLFALWAAKFASDRTWQRYDVIFTEPVTGLTEGSSVQYNGISVGTVEKLKLDATDPRRVLARLKLNADVPVKTDTKAKMSQAGLTGSPFIQLTGGMPSSPMLVKVDQREVPVIQTEPSALQNIADTANKLVARMDKLLSEENIKRIEDTLENLRAATGAIGDQKEDIRALLINARQASEQLKTTLSTVDGAVVRLDREVIGKMPATLDKLDHAIGEFDSAGKNANALIAENRGPIKSFTGDGLQQISPAISELRVLIRDLRRISNGIDRNPAGYILGRQQQPKEFTPK; this is translated from the coding sequence ATGGAAACCAAGGCCAACTACGTATTGATCGGGGCCTTCACGCTCGGCATCTCGATATTCCTACTGTTGTTCGCATTGTGGGCGGCGAAGTTTGCGTCAGACCGCACCTGGCAGCGTTACGACGTGATTTTCACCGAGCCGGTGACCGGCCTTACCGAAGGCAGTTCGGTGCAGTACAACGGGATTTCGGTCGGTACCGTCGAGAAACTCAAGCTGGATGCCACTGATCCACGACGGGTGTTGGCGCGTTTGAAACTCAACGCCGATGTGCCTGTGAAGACCGATACCAAGGCCAAAATGTCGCAAGCCGGCCTCACCGGTAGCCCTTTCATCCAACTGACCGGCGGCATGCCGAGCAGCCCGATGTTGGTCAAGGTGGACCAGCGCGAAGTGCCGGTCATCCAGACCGAACCTTCGGCATTGCAAAACATCGCCGACACCGCCAACAAGCTGGTGGCGCGGATGGACAAACTGTTGAGCGAGGAAAATATCAAACGCATCGAAGACACCTTGGAAAACCTGCGCGCCGCGACCGGCGCGATCGGTGATCAGAAGGAAGACATTCGCGCCCTGCTCATCAATGCTCGACAAGCGAGTGAGCAGCTCAAGACCACGCTGTCCACAGTCGATGGCGCAGTCGTGCGTTTGGATCGTGAAGTGATTGGAAAAATGCCCGCCACACTGGACAAGCTCGATCACGCCATCGGCGAGTTCGACAGCGCGGGCAAGAACGCCAACGCACTGATTGCGGAAAACCGCGGCCCGATCAAGAGCTTTACCGGCGACGGCTTGCAACAGATCAGTCCGGCGATCTCTGAGCTGCGTGTTTTGATTCGCGATTTGCGACGTATCTCCAATGGTATCGATCGCAATCCGGCCGGCTACATCCTGGGTCGCCAACAACAACCGAAGGAGTTCACCCCGAAATGA
- a CDS encoding DUF4124 domain-containing protein has product MPRIRPIYLFCALATFWAGDLSAQQEIYKWRDKSGAVHYSSTPPKSGKFERRTIAPSAVAAPAAVPAAAVTAAKPSNSGENPLCTTARNNLKALNDRSRQVMMDSNGDGKPEAALNEVQRAREIGNTENFMKQNNCAAG; this is encoded by the coding sequence ATGCCACGTATTCGCCCGATTTACCTTTTCTGCGCCTTGGCCACGTTCTGGGCCGGCGACCTGTCGGCGCAACAGGAGATCTACAAGTGGCGCGACAAGTCTGGTGCCGTCCACTACAGCAGCACCCCGCCGAAATCGGGCAAGTTCGAACGGCGCACCATCGCCCCGTCCGCTGTGGCAGCGCCCGCCGCGGTACCGGCCGCAGCCGTGACGGCCGCCAAACCCAGTAATAGTGGCGAGAACCCGCTCTGCACCACCGCGCGGAACAACCTGAAAGCGCTGAACGACCGCAGCCGGCAGGTCATGATGGACAGCAATGGCGACGGCAAGCCCGAAGCTGCCTTGAACGAGGTCCAACGGGCTCGCGAAATCGGCAACACCGAAAACTTCATGAAGCAGAACAACTGCGCCGCCGGCTGA
- a CDS encoding proline--tRNA ligase, producing MRLSKFHLRTEKETPAEAELASHKLMLRAGMIRKLAAGLYTWSPLGLRVLRKVERVVREEMNAAGAVEMSMPTIQPRELWDETGRWEKFGGQLLKIKDRKEAEYCYSPTAEEAVTDFARNELGSYKQLPVNLYQIQTKFRDEIRPRFGVMRAREFIMKDAYSFHLDAASLNDEYRNMYDTYVRIFNRLGLKFRAVAADTGAIGGSASHEFQVLADSGEDAIAFSDGSDYAANTELAEAIAPHARGAAGEALRHIDTPTQKTCEEVAALMGIPLQRTAKSIAIMTTGETPQFVLALVRGDHMVNEIKLAKQPGLADYRLATEAEIREYLGASPGFLGPLNTVKPIRVIADCAVDCLNDFVVGANVEGQHIAGVNWGRDLPDAEVADIRNVVEGDLSPDGQGRLHIARGIEVGHVFALGNKYSEAMGCTVLDAQGKAVHPDMGCYGIGISRIVAAAIEQGHDEAGIIWPEPMAPWQAVVCVINPKNDESITAAAEALHASLLEAGVDAALDDRGLRPGAMFADMELIGVPHRIVVSGRGLEAGTFEYRHRAAAEPENLSREALFDRLVPQSPIAQGERNKRDFLAGLS from the coding sequence ATGCGCCTGTCCAAGTTCCACCTTCGCACTGAAAAAGAGACCCCCGCCGAGGCCGAGCTCGCCAGCCACAAACTGATGCTGCGCGCGGGCATGATCCGCAAGCTCGCCGCCGGTCTTTACACCTGGAGTCCGTTGGGACTTCGCGTGTTGCGCAAAGTTGAACGCGTCGTGCGCGAGGAAATGAACGCGGCGGGAGCCGTCGAGATGTCGATGCCGACCATCCAGCCGCGGGAGTTGTGGGACGAAACCGGTCGTTGGGAGAAGTTCGGCGGCCAGCTGCTAAAAATCAAAGACCGGAAAGAAGCCGAGTATTGCTATAGCCCGACCGCGGAAGAAGCGGTGACGGATTTCGCGCGCAACGAACTCGGCAGCTACAAGCAATTGCCGGTCAATCTCTATCAGATCCAAACGAAATTCCGCGACGAAATCCGCCCGCGCTTCGGCGTCATGCGCGCCCGCGAATTCATCATGAAGGACGCCTACTCCTTCCACCTTGATGCGGCGTCATTGAATGACGAATACCGCAACATGTACGACACCTATGTCCGCATCTTCAATCGCCTGGGCTTGAAGTTCCGTGCGGTGGCCGCCGACACCGGCGCCATCGGTGGCTCGGCATCCCACGAGTTCCAAGTGCTTGCCGATTCGGGCGAAGACGCCATCGCGTTCTCGGATGGCTCGGACTACGCCGCGAATACAGAATTGGCCGAAGCGATTGCGCCGCATGCGCGCGGCGCGGCCGGCGAAGCCTTGCGACACATCGATACCCCCACGCAAAAGACCTGCGAAGAAGTTGCCGCCTTGATGGGCATCCCCTTGCAGCGCACCGCCAAATCGATTGCGATCATGACCACCGGTGAGACACCGCAGTTCGTGCTGGCTCTGGTGCGCGGTGACCACATGGTCAATGAAATCAAATTGGCGAAGCAACCCGGTTTGGCCGACTACCGCCTTGCCACGGAAGCGGAAATCCGTGAATACCTCGGCGCCTCACCGGGCTTCCTCGGTCCCTTGAACACGGTGAAGCCGATTCGGGTGATTGCGGATTGCGCGGTGGACTGCCTGAATGATTTTGTCGTGGGCGCCAATGTGGAAGGTCAGCATATCGCCGGCGTCAATTGGGGACGTGACTTGCCCGACGCAGAGGTGGCCGACATCCGCAATGTTGTGGAAGGCGACCTGTCTCCGGACGGGCAAGGCCGCTTGCATATTGCGCGCGGCATCGAAGTCGGACACGTGTTCGCCTTGGGCAACAAGTATTCGGAAGCCATGGGTTGCACCGTGCTTGACGCCCAAGGCAAAGCCGTCCATCCCGACATGGGCTGCTACGGCATCGGGATTTCCCGCATCGTGGCTGCCGCCATCGAACAAGGGCACGACGAGGCCGGCATCATTTGGCCGGAACCGATGGCGCCTTGGCAGGCGGTTGTTTGCGTCATCAATCCGAAAAACGACGAGAGCATCACGGCCGCGGCGGAAGCGCTGCACGCGTCGCTGCTCGAGGCCGGTGTGGATGCAGCGTTGGACGACCGCGGTTTGCGCCCCGGGGCGATGTTCGCCGACATGGAACTGATCGGTGTGCCGCACCGGATCGTCGTCTCAGGACGGGGATTGGAAGCCGGCACCTTTGAATATCGCCACCGCGCCGCTGCCGAGCCGGAAAACCTCAGCCGCGAGGCGCTGTTCGACCGCCTTGTGCCGCAATCGCCGATCGCACAGGGCGAGCGCAACAAGCGCGATTTTCTCGCCGGCCTTTCATAA
- the rimI gene encoding ribosomal protein S18-alanine N-acetyltransferase, translating to MSAARLPFDAGLRPMREADLDGVMRVENRGYPHPWSRGTMRDCLHAGYSAWVMEQDGELVAHAVLSFGPGEVHLLNLCVDPQVQSKGLGRQLLRAMMRMAKLRNVEQMLLEVRPSNTAAVALYNSEGFNEIGRRPRYYPAADGAREDAIVMAIELSITSL from the coding sequence GTGAGTGCGGCACGTCTGCCGTTCGATGCCGGATTGCGCCCGATGCGCGAAGCGGATCTGGATGGCGTCATGCGCGTGGAGAACCGGGGCTATCCGCATCCTTGGTCGCGCGGCACGATGCGCGATTGCTTGCACGCCGGTTATTCGGCATGGGTGATGGAGCAAGACGGCGAGCTCGTCGCGCACGCCGTCCTGAGTTTCGGGCCGGGTGAAGTGCACTTGCTCAACCTGTGTGTGGATCCGCAGGTGCAATCCAAGGGTTTGGGTCGCCAATTGCTGCGCGCGATGATGCGCATGGCGAAACTTCGCAATGTCGAGCAAATGTTGCTTGAGGTGCGACCGTCAAATACTGCGGCAGTCGCCTTGTATAACTCGGAAGGATTTAACGAAATCGGGCGGCGGCCGCGCTATTACCCGGCGGCCGATGGCGCCCGTGAGGACGCCATCGTGATGGCCATCGAGCTGTCAATTACTTCGCTTTAA
- a CDS encoding threonine/serine ThrE exporter family protein has translation MLNNPAAAPIDTRIEFICELAARLHSYGTTAQRLENALIAVGRQLGIECEPWSNPTGIILSFRPIGGKTKDPESTRVIRLALGENALGKLAETDRIAEEVLNGNLDIVQGHALLMALDAPVSRRTRWTQVMGFGLAAFGVACLFRLPWLDIATAAVAGLSIGAMFNVVDLKWEGLKDSEEVIAAALATLITVMVGTWIAPLNFNTVIIAAVIVLLPGMGITNAVNELTSQHLVSGTARLAGSLTVVLKLAIGTMIITTVTGLLGMHAQVRMDRSQPLWVEAVGILTAAFSFAILFRAHTRDYALVMMSASTGYLVSRLVAMSLGNVAGVFFAALCMTMLGNCYARVFKRPGALVRLPGIIMLVPGSISFRGVINLLQQQSADAGKIAAVDLLNILLALIAGILLGNLVVSARRSL, from the coding sequence ATGCTGAACAACCCCGCCGCCGCACCGATTGATACACGCATCGAGTTCATCTGCGAACTCGCCGCGCGTTTGCACAGTTACGGTACGACCGCGCAACGATTGGAAAATGCGTTGATTGCGGTGGGACGCCAACTCGGAATCGAGTGTGAGCCTTGGTCGAATCCGACCGGCATCATTCTCTCTTTCCGGCCAATCGGCGGAAAAACCAAAGATCCCGAATCAACCCGGGTGATTCGTTTGGCTCTTGGCGAGAACGCACTCGGCAAGCTCGCTGAGACCGACCGGATTGCCGAAGAGGTGTTGAACGGCAACCTCGACATCGTCCAAGGGCACGCCCTATTGATGGCATTGGACGCCCCGGTGTCGCGCCGCACACGATGGACCCAAGTGATGGGTTTCGGTTTGGCCGCCTTCGGCGTGGCCTGTTTGTTCAGGCTGCCCTGGTTGGATATCGCAACCGCAGCGGTGGCAGGGTTGTCGATCGGTGCGATGTTCAATGTGGTCGATCTGAAGTGGGAAGGCCTGAAAGATTCGGAAGAAGTTATCGCTGCGGCCTTGGCGACGCTCATCACGGTCATGGTGGGGACATGGATCGCGCCGTTGAACTTCAACACCGTCATCATTGCGGCGGTGATCGTTTTGCTGCCGGGGATGGGTATTACCAATGCGGTCAATGAACTGACCAGCCAACATCTGGTTTCGGGCACCGCCCGTCTGGCGGGGTCGTTGACGGTCGTCTTGAAGCTGGCGATCGGCACCATGATCATCACGACAGTGACCGGATTGTTGGGAATGCATGCTCAAGTGCGGATGGATCGCTCACAGCCGCTTTGGGTTGAAGCGGTGGGCATTCTCACCGCGGCATTTTCATTTGCGATTTTGTTCCGCGCCCATACGCGCGACTATGCGTTGGTGATGATGTCGGCGAGCACGGGCTATCTCGTCTCGCGCTTGGTCGCGATGTCGCTGGGCAACGTGGCCGGTGTGTTCTTCGCCGCTTTGTGCATGACGATGCTGGGCAACTGCTACGCACGCGTCTTCAAACGCCCGGGTGCGCTGGTGCGTTTGCCGGGGATCATCATGTTGGTGCCCGGCAGCATCAGTTTTCGCGGCGTGATCAATCTGCTGCAGCAGCAAAGCGCCGATGCGGGAAAAATCGCCGCAGTGGATTTGCTGAACATTCTGCTTGCCCTGATTGCCGGCATCTTGCTCGGCAATCTGGTCGTCAGTGCGCGCAGGAGCTTATGA
- a CDS encoding ABC transporter ATP-binding protein has translation MQPTNDAIIKVSGLVNRFGDQLVHDKLDLEVRRGEIQGIVGGSGTGKSVLMRSILGLQTPQEGEIRVLGFDPRSGRAADRHGIETHTGVLFQDGALFSSLTVGENVEVPLKEHHPEIPDRLREELALLKVKLSGLAGETVSKLPSQLSGGMRKRAGLARALALDPPLLFLDEPTAGLDPIGASAFDELIETLQESLGLTVFLITHDLDTLYRICDRVAVLAEKRVLVNAPIEEVERCDHPWVQEYFHGPRARAAQSTARKDKKKD, from the coding sequence ATGCAGCCGACAAACGACGCCATCATCAAAGTGTCAGGCTTGGTCAACCGCTTCGGCGACCAGCTTGTACACGACAAGCTCGACTTGGAGGTTCGCCGCGGCGAGATCCAAGGCATTGTCGGTGGTTCCGGCACGGGCAAATCGGTGCTGATGCGCTCGATTCTCGGACTGCAAACGCCGCAAGAAGGAGAGATACGCGTGCTAGGATTCGATCCGCGCAGCGGCCGCGCTGCGGATCGACACGGCATCGAGACCCACACCGGTGTGCTGTTCCAAGATGGCGCGTTGTTTTCCTCATTGACGGTCGGCGAGAACGTCGAAGTTCCACTGAAGGAACACCATCCGGAAATTCCCGATCGCTTGCGTGAGGAGCTTGCCCTCTTGAAGGTGAAGCTCTCCGGACTTGCGGGTGAAACCGTTTCCAAACTGCCGTCGCAGTTATCCGGCGGTATGCGTAAACGCGCCGGATTGGCACGGGCATTGGCACTCGATCCACCCTTGCTGTTCTTGGATGAGCCGACCGCCGGCTTGGATCCCATCGGCGCATCGGCGTTCGATGAATTGATTGAAACGCTGCAGGAATCCTTGGGGCTCACGGTTTTCCTGATCACCCACGACCTGGATACCTTGTATCGGATCTGCGACCGCGTCGCCGTACTGGCGGAGAAACGCGTTCTCGTCAATGCACCGATCGAAGAAGTTGAACGCTGCGATCACCCGTGGGTGCAAGAATATTTCCACGGCCCGCGGGCCCGTGCTGCGCAAAGCACCGCGCGGAAAGACAAAAAGAAGGATTGA
- the pssA gene encoding CDP-diacylglycerol--serine O-phosphatidyltransferase, with translation MSEFEPAKRRRAVYLLPNLFTTGGMFCGFYAIIAASQHKFEHACVAIFIAAILDGLDGRVARLTNTQSEFGVQYDSLADLVSFGMAPALLIYHWSLISMQLDGKSFGKLGWSIAFLYAACAALRLARFNSQVGVVDKRWFIGLASPAAAAVISSFVWVCYDAGWPGENIRYVALVLTALVGLLMVSNVRYTSFKGSGKGPQADRVPVYMPVLLILAIIALVINQPNTLLFVFGLYSLSGPMNWLLKKVGISK, from the coding sequence ATGTCTGAATTCGAACCCGCCAAGCGCCGTCGCGCCGTCTATCTGTTGCCCAACCTGTTCACCACCGGTGGCATGTTTTGCGGCTTCTACGCCATCATCGCCGCCTCACAGCACAAGTTCGAACACGCTTGCGTGGCCATTTTCATCGCGGCCATTCTCGACGGCCTGGATGGCCGCGTGGCGCGACTGACCAATACCCAAAGCGAGTTCGGTGTGCAGTACGACTCGTTGGCCGACCTCGTTAGTTTCGGTATGGCGCCTGCCTTGCTGATTTACCACTGGTCGTTGATCAGCATGCAGTTGGATGGCAAAAGCTTCGGCAAGTTGGGCTGGTCAATCGCCTTTTTGTACGCCGCGTGTGCCGCACTCCGGTTGGCGCGCTTCAACAGTCAAGTCGGCGTTGTCGACAAACGCTGGTTCATCGGCTTGGCAAGTCCTGCGGCCGCCGCAGTAATCAGTAGCTTCGTTTGGGTCTGCTATGACGCAGGTTGGCCGGGCGAAAACATCCGGTATGTGGCATTGGTGCTCACCGCGCTGGTGGGTTTGCTGATGGTCAGTAACGTCCGTTACACGAGTTTCAAAGGCAGCGGCAAAGGCCCGCAGGCCGACCGCGTACCCGTTTACATGCCGGTGCTATTGATCTTGGCCATCATCGCGTTGGTGATCAATCAGCCGAACACCTTGTTGTTTGTCTTCGGGTTGTATTCGTTGTCGGGGCCGATGAATTGGTTGTTGAAGAAGGTCGGAATCAGTAAGTAA
- a CDS encoding MlaE family ABC transporter permease, with the protein MNSQPTPDPHCAPALLPLDSGETGVRLVGQWDLAHSADIVRALSGARNKISRVDARDIQSLDTLGVMQLMRFLAKQGLTLDAVEWRDIHLPLIESVADVCDDPQPAKRNFGFIAALDRLGRGVLDNAGEVLALISFLGEVLHKGWRMLFNPRRFRSTSAVYHMEQVGLDAVPLVVVLNFLVGAVIAFLGANVLRDFGATIFVVELVSISFLREFAVLLTAIVLAGRTASAFTAQIGAMKSREEVDAMQTIGLDPVDVLVIPRVSALLVMLPLLTFLAMLAGLAGGLVVGMVSLDIPAQGYLARMEQTMEIRHFLVGMSKAPIFAMVIALIGCLEGLQVEGTAQSVGERTTSAVVQCIALVIVLDALAAMWFMYMGF; encoded by the coding sequence ATGAATTCGCAGCCGACGCCGGACCCACATTGCGCCCCTGCCCTTTTGCCGCTCGATAGCGGAGAAACGGGTGTGCGTTTGGTTGGGCAATGGGACCTGGCGCATTCCGCCGACATTGTTCGTGCACTGAGCGGTGCGCGCAACAAAATCTCCCGCGTCGACGCGCGAGATATCCAATCGCTGGACACACTCGGCGTGATGCAATTGATGCGTTTTCTGGCGAAGCAAGGTTTGACGTTGGACGCCGTGGAATGGCGTGACATTCATTTGCCGTTGATCGAATCCGTAGCCGACGTCTGCGATGACCCTCAGCCGGCCAAACGCAATTTCGGCTTCATTGCCGCGCTCGACCGGCTGGGACGCGGCGTGCTCGACAACGCCGGTGAAGTGCTTGCCCTCATCAGCTTTCTGGGTGAAGTGCTGCACAAAGGCTGGCGCATGTTGTTCAATCCCCGCCGCTTCCGGTCCACCTCGGCGGTGTATCACATGGAGCAGGTCGGCTTGGATGCCGTCCCGCTCGTCGTGGTGTTGAATTTCCTCGTCGGCGCGGTGATCGCATTTCTGGGCGCGAATGTCTTGCGTGATTTCGGCGCGACAATTTTCGTGGTCGAACTGGTGAGCATCTCCTTCTTGCGCGAGTTCGCTGTGCTGTTGACGGCGATCGTGTTGGCCGGTCGTACCGCCAGTGCGTTCACGGCACAAATCGGCGCCATGAAGAGTCGCGAAGAAGTGGATGCCATGCAAACCATCGGACTCGACCCGGTGGACGTGCTGGTGATTCCGCGAGTTTCCGCCCTGTTGGTGATGCTGCCTTTGCTCACTTTCCTTGCCATGTTGGCGGGCTTGGCGGGCGGCCTGGTCGTCGGCATGGTCAGCCTTGATATTCCCGCACAGGGTTACTTGGCACGAATGGAACAAACCATGGAAATCCGGCACTTTCTGGTCGGCATGAGCAAGGCACCGATTTTTGCCATGGTCATTGCTTTGATCGGCTGTTTGGAGGGCCTGCAGGTGGAAGGCACCGCGCAATCGGTAGGTGAGCGCACGACCTCCGCCGTCGTTCAATGCATCGCATTGGTCATCGTGCTCGATGCCTTGGCGGCGATGTGGTTCATGTACATGGGTTTCTGA
- a CDS encoding valine--tRNA ligase: MKTLAQSYDPASIETPIYQRWEAGGWFAPQGNGPAYTILLPPPNVTGTLHMGHAFQHTLQDALIRYHRMRGYRTLWQLGTDHAGIATEMVVSRNLASEGKGETRDSLGREKFIEKVWEWKGQSGDTIERQMRRLGASGDWTRTTFTMDPMAVDAVAEAFVRLHEKGLIYRGKRLVNWDPVLKTAISDLEVENREVPGHMWHFKYPLAGGETYEYIERDAEGNVTLRETRDYISIATTRPETMLGDGAVAVHPNDARYAPIVGKLCEIPVGPKAHRRLIPIIADEYPDPAFGSGAVKITGAHDFNDYQVAKRHGIPMYALMDDDARMRADGLSYAESSAIAIRAARGDDVGDVSQVNLVPDELRGLDRYEARKRVIDTVTSEGLAVTDADGQPVVDSKPIMQPFGDRSGQVIEPYLTDQWFVKMDDLGRRGMELVESGQVKFVPANWINTYRHWMENIQDWTISRQLWWGHRIPAWFDDAGNVYVARTEAEAYAQAGLTPGKGPQLRQDPDVLETWFSSAMFPFSTMGWPKTELQADRGFEEFLPTSVLVTGFDIIFFWVARMIMMTDALTGQVPFRDVYITGLVRDKDGQKMSKSKGNIIDPLDIIDGISADALVGKRTTGLMKPTDAPKIEKATRKEFPDGIAAYGADALRFTMTALAGQGRDIKFDMARAEGYKNFCNKLWNATKFVLMNTEGNAAPLLHAVEKGPPKGADEALSTWPITDPEKWILAQLAKTSAEAAEHFANYRFDLLAQTLHEFAWNELCDWFLELAKPALSGNDEAAANSTRHTLLYVIEAVLRLLHPVIPFVTEELWQAVAPRLGIAGETIMTQPYPQAADIDAAGYAQASQDIEWLKQMVVAIRRIRSELGVPPSKQVKLLARDGGAETMARLQRFDAQLRFLTRLESIDVIQSEPPASAAARVGDLNVFVPLEGLVNLDAERVRLEKELKKVSIERAKSEAKLSSETFVANAPAAVVEQERTRLAEWNAQFEALTAQRTRLG, from the coding sequence ATGAAAACCCTGGCCCAAAGCTACGATCCCGCATCCATCGAAACCCCCATCTATCAGCGATGGGAGGCGGGCGGCTGGTTCGCCCCGCAAGGCAACGGTCCTGCTTACACGATCTTGTTGCCGCCCCCGAATGTCACCGGCACGCTGCACATGGGTCATGCGTTCCAGCACACATTGCAAGATGCATTGATCCGCTATCACCGGATGCGCGGCTATCGCACTTTGTGGCAACTCGGCACCGACCATGCCGGCATCGCGACAGAAATGGTGGTGAGCCGCAATCTTGCGAGTGAAGGCAAAGGCGAAACCCGCGATTCCCTGGGCCGCGAAAAATTCATCGAAAAAGTGTGGGAGTGGAAGGGTCAATCAGGCGACACCATTGAGCGCCAGATGCGCCGTTTGGGCGCCAGCGGCGATTGGACCCGCACCACCTTTACCATGGATCCGATGGCGGTGGATGCCGTGGCCGAAGCCTTTGTGCGTCTGCATGAGAAGGGTTTGATCTATCGCGGCAAGCGCCTGGTGAACTGGGACCCGGTCTTGAAGACGGCCATTTCCGATTTGGAAGTCGAAAATCGCGAAGTGCCGGGCCACATGTGGCATTTCAAATATCCCTTGGCCGGTGGCGAAACCTACGAATACATCGAACGTGACGCGGAGGGCAACGTCACCTTGCGGGAAACGCGCGATTACATCTCGATCGCCACCACGCGACCGGAAACCATGTTGGGTGACGGTGCCGTGGCTGTCCATCCGAACGACGCGCGCTATGCGCCGATCGTCGGCAAGCTGTGTGAGATCCCAGTGGGACCGAAGGCGCATCGCCGTCTGATTCCGATCATCGCCGACGAATATCCCGACCCGGCCTTCGGCTCAGGCGCGGTAAAGATCACCGGTGCGCACGACTTCAACGATTACCAAGTCGCCAAGCGTCACGGCATTCCCATGTATGCATTGATGGACGACGATGCCCGCATGCGCGCGGACGGCTTGTCCTACGCAGAGAGTTCGGCGATTGCGATCCGTGCGGCGCGCGGCGATGACGTTGGCGACGTGTCGCAAGTGAATTTGGTGCCCGACGAATTGCGCGGCCTCGATCGCTACGAAGCACGCAAACGCGTTATTGATACCGTCACATCCGAAGGCTTGGCGGTCACCGATGCGGACGGCCAGCCGGTAGTCGATTCGAAACCGATCATGCAACCCTTCGGTGATCGCAGCGGACAAGTGATCGAACCCTATCTGACCGACCAGTGGTTCGTGAAGATGGATGATCTGGGACGTCGCGGCATGGAACTGGTCGAATCCGGTCAGGTGAAATTTGTGCCGGCGAATTGGATCAACACCTACCGCCACTGGATGGAGAACATCCAAGACTGGACCATCTCGCGCCAACTTTGGTGGGGCCATCGCATTCCCGCTTGGTTTGATGACGCCGGCAATGTTTACGTTGCGCGCACCGAGGCGGAGGCCTACGCGCAAGCAGGTTTGACGCCGGGCAAAGGACCGCAGCTGCGTCAGGATCCGGACGTGTTGGAAACGTGGTTCTCTTCGGCCATGTTCCCGTTCAGCACCATGGGTTGGCCGAAAACCGAACTGCAAGCAGATCGGGGATTTGAGGAGTTCCTGCCGACGTCGGTGTTGGTCACCGGTTTCGACATCATCTTCTTCTGGGTGGCGCGCATGATCATGATGACCGACGCGCTGACCGGCCAAGTGCCGTTCCGCGATGTCTACATCACCGGTCTGGTGCGCGACAAAGACGGCCAGAAGATGTCGAAGTCGAAAGGCAACATCATCGATCCGCTCGACATCATCGACGGCATCAGTGCCGATGCCTTGGTGGGCAAGCGCACGACCGGTTTGATGAAGCCGACCGACGCACCGAAGATCGAAAAAGCGACGCGCAAAGAATTCCCCGATGGCATCGCCGCCTACGGCGCCGACGCATTGCGCTTCACGATGACGGCATTGGCAGGTCAAGGCCGCGACATCAAGTTCGACATGGCGCGCGCGGAAGGCTACAAGAACTTCTGCAACAAGCTTTGGAACGCGACGAAGTTTGTGTTGATGAACACGGAAGGCAATGCCGCTCCCCTTCTCCACGCAGTGGAGAAGGGGCCTCCGAAGGGGGCGGATGAGGCGCTCTCCACCTGGCCCATCACCGACCCAGAAAAATGGATCCTCGCCCAACTGGCAAAAACCAGCGCCGAAGCCGCCGAACATTTCGCCAACTACCGATTCGACCTGCTGGCGCAAACCCTGCACGAATTCGCTTGGAACGAGCTCTGCGACTGGTTCCTCGAATTGGCCAAACCCGCCTTGTCTGGCAACGATGAAGCCGCCGCGAACAGCACACGCCACACGCTGCTTTATGTGATTGAGGCCGTGCTGCGTTTGCTACATCCGGTTATTCCCTTCGTCACCGAGGAACTGTGGCAGGCCGTAGCGCCGCGTCTTGGCATTGCCGGCGAGACGATCATGACGCAGCCGTACCCGCAAGCGGCTGACATCGATGCCGCGGGCTACGCACAGGCCAGCCAAGACATCGAATGGCTGAAGCAAATGGTCGTTGCGATCCGCCGCATCCGAAGCGAGCTGGGTGTACCGCCTTCGAAGCAAGTGAAGCTGCTCGCGCGCGACGGCGGCGCCGAAACGATGGCGCGCTTGCAGCGGTTCGATGCCCAACTGCGTTTTCTGACCCGCTTGGAATCGATCGACGTCATCCAATCGGAACCCCCGGCATCCGCAGCGGCGCGCGTGGGCGATTTGAATGTCTTTGTGCCCCTCGAAGGTCTCGTCAATCTGGACGCCGAACGCGTGCGATTGGAAAAAGAGCTGAAGAAGGTGTCGATCGAGCGGGCCAAATCAGAAGCCAAGCTCAGCAGCGAAACCTTTGTTGCCAACGCGCCCGCGGCCGTGGTCGAACAAGAACGCACCCGGCTGGCCGAATGGAATGCACAATTCGAGGCGCTGACCGCACAACGGACGCGCTTGGGCTGA